Proteins encoded by one window of Candidatus Binatia bacterium:
- a CDS encoding HIT domain-containing protein, with translation MAYVGGPRAPGCIFCNAVATDDLRGHLVLSREPALVMLNKFPYANGHLMVAPRRHAAQLRALPPEEFRVLMDTLRRATTVLGEALHAEGMNVGMNLGAAAGAGVVDHLHWHIVPRWVGDTNFMPLLSEVRVIPEHLETMYDRLKPLFEAVAS, from the coding sequence ATGGCCTATGTGGGCGGGCCCAGAGCGCCTGGGTGCATCTTCTGCAACGCCGTAGCAACGGATGACCTTCGAGGGCATCTCGTGCTGTCACGAGAGCCAGCCCTCGTCATGCTCAACAAGTTCCCGTATGCCAACGGGCACCTGATGGTGGCCCCGCGGCGCCACGCCGCGCAGCTCCGGGCGTTGCCGCCGGAGGAATTCCGTGTGCTGATGGATACGTTGCGGCGGGCGACCACGGTGCTCGGCGAGGCCTTGCACGCGGAAGGCATGAACGTAGGGATGAACCTCGGTGCCGCCGCCGGTGCCGGCGTGGTCGATCATCTGCACTGGCACATCGTGCCGCGCTGGGTTGGCGACACCAACTTTATGCCCCTGCTGTCCGAGGTGCGCGTCATCCCCGAGCATCTCGAGACCATGTACGACCGCCTCAAACCCCTGTTCGAAGCCGTTGCTTCATGA
- a CDS encoding magnesium chelatase — MQRAGTLGELKRSGHQVLPVREEMRRNMLAKLGRDERILPGIIGFDDTVLPEIENAVLAGHHMVFLGERGQAKSRIIRGLTSLLDPLTPVVLGCAINDSPLEPICKECCRRLAEQGDDLPIAWITPDSRYGEKLATPDVSIADLIGEIDPIKVAEGRYLADEETIHYGIIPRTNRGIFAINELPDLTEKVQVGLFNLMEEKDVQIKGFKIRLPLDIVIVASANPEDYTSRGRIITPLKDRFDVQIRTHYPRAVGDEIAIMEQELPVLERYDRVVGMPEFMKEILAQFTFEARACSEINQASGVSVRVSINNYESLVSNAEKRSVRLREREIVPRISDLHALGASTAGKIELEYAGEEKKGEELIERLLNRAVLKVFDRLLKLDDLKDVVDYFEKGWGVEVSDMMRAEEYLDGVRAIAGLREGIRVLGGVESPGFIAAATEFILEGLHLHQKLNKDREGGRFTFKA; from the coding sequence ATGCAGCGAGCAGGCACGCTCGGTGAACTCAAACGTAGCGGACATCAGGTGCTGCCGGTGCGTGAAGAAATGCGACGCAACATGCTTGCGAAGTTGGGGCGCGATGAGCGCATTCTTCCGGGGATCATCGGCTTCGATGACACGGTCTTGCCGGAGATCGAAAATGCCGTCCTGGCTGGACACCACATGGTGTTCTTGGGCGAGCGCGGTCAGGCGAAATCACGCATCATTCGCGGTCTCACCTCACTGCTCGATCCCCTGACGCCGGTGGTGCTGGGGTGTGCCATCAACGACAGCCCCTTGGAGCCGATTTGCAAAGAGTGCTGCCGTCGTCTGGCCGAACAGGGCGACGACCTGCCCATTGCCTGGATCACTCCCGACTCCCGGTACGGTGAGAAGCTCGCCACGCCGGACGTGTCGATCGCCGATTTGATCGGCGAGATCGATCCCATCAAGGTTGCCGAAGGCCGCTACCTGGCAGATGAGGAGACGATCCACTACGGCATCATTCCACGCACCAACCGCGGCATCTTCGCCATCAACGAGCTGCCGGACTTGACGGAAAAGGTTCAGGTGGGGCTCTTCAACCTCATGGAGGAGAAGGACGTCCAAATCAAAGGCTTCAAGATCCGCCTGCCGCTCGATATCGTCATCGTCGCCAGTGCCAATCCCGAGGACTACACCAGTCGCGGGCGCATTATCACGCCGTTGAAAGATCGTTTCGACGTGCAGATCCGTACGCACTATCCGCGCGCCGTGGGCGATGAGATCGCGATCATGGAACAGGAATTGCCAGTCCTCGAGCGTTATGACCGCGTCGTCGGCATGCCCGAGTTCATGAAGGAAATCCTTGCCCAGTTCACCTTCGAGGCGCGCGCCTGCTCGGAAATCAACCAGGCCTCGGGGGTGAGTGTGCGTGTGAGCATCAACAACTACGAGAGTCTGGTCAGCAACGCCGAGAAACGCTCCGTGCGGCTGAGGGAACGGGAGATCGTGCCGCGAATCAGCGACCTGCACGCCCTCGGGGCCTCCACCGCCGGCAAGATCGAGTTGGAGTACGCGGGCGAAGAGAAGAAAGGCGAGGAGTTGATCGAACGGCTGCTCAATCGCGCCGTGCTCAAGGTGTTCGACAGGCTCCTGAAACTCGACGATCTCAAAGACGTTGTCGACTACTTCGAGAAAGGTTGGGGTGTCGAAGTGTCTGACATGATGCGGGCGGAGGAGTACCTCGATGGGGTGCGCGCCATCGCGGGCCTACGGGAAGGTATTCGGGTTCTCGGG
- a CDS encoding HU family DNA-binding protein, which produces MTKRDLIDEVVRLYPGYSRRDAEVIVNSVFSGLASTLRSGGRIEIRGFGSFIVKQRQGREGRNPRTGRVVSVPPKRVPFFKVGKELRQRVDGKVSEAEAMTAARS; this is translated from the coding sequence ATGACCAAACGCGACCTGATCGACGAGGTGGTCCGGCTCTACCCTGGGTATTCCCGTCGCGATGCGGAGGTCATTGTGAACTCGGTGTTCAGCGGGCTGGCCAGCACCTTGCGCAGCGGTGGCCGCATCGAGATCCGCGGCTTTGGCAGTTTCATTGTCAAGCAACGGCAGGGACGCGAGGGGCGTAATCCGCGAACCGGCCGCGTCGTCTCCGTGCCGCCGAAGCGGGTCCCGTTCTTCAAGGTCGGCAAGGAACTGCGGCAGCGGGTGGACGGCAAAGTGAGTGAGGCCGAAGCGATGACGGCCGCCAGGAGCTGA
- a CDS encoding 30S ribosomal protein S1 → MDQQRNAAAAGGESDFGALFEESMRAVRPGEIVRGHVVHVSRDFVTVDIGFKSEGQIPIQEFLDRNGNVDVKADDDIDVFFDGTDTEHGGALLSRAKAEQLKVWREIEEAFEREGVVEGTITGKVKGGLKVDVGVQAFLPGSHADLRPVRNLDRFIGQRMRFAVLKFNRARGNVVVSRRAVLERERESLKEETMKVLEEGVILEGIVKNITEYGAFVDLGGLDGLLHVTDMSWGRVARPSDVIQVGERVKVVVLKYDPERGRVSLGMKQILPDPWASVGERFPVGARMRGKVVSLADYGAFVELEPGVEGLVHISEMSWTKRVTHPSKMVEPGQEVEVIILDVDPSNRRISLGLKQAAPNPWEMVRINHPVGSRISGAVKHITDFGLFVGVDEGIDGLVHISDLHWTRKVKHPSEMYKKGDPIEAVVLGIDVENERIALGVKQLAEDPWAVIAQRYPVGSRAKGTVTTVTDFGIFVEIEEGIEGLIHVSQLSSERVDKPQALFQAGQVVEAEVTHVDPKERRIGLSIKALHRTEEREEMESYLQREREGARFSFEDILNEELRLDREDSEGGGAAKEEAKK, encoded by the coding sequence ATGGATCAACAAAGAAACGCAGCCGCAGCCGGCGGCGAAAGCGATTTTGGCGCGCTCTTCGAGGAAAGTATGAGAGCCGTCCGCCCCGGCGAGATCGTTCGCGGTCACGTGGTGCACGTCTCACGTGATTTCGTCACGGTCGACATCGGGTTCAAATCCGAGGGGCAGATCCCGATTCAGGAATTCCTCGACCGCAACGGTAACGTGGACGTCAAGGCGGACGATGATATCGATGTCTTTTTTGATGGCACCGATACCGAGCATGGCGGCGCGCTGCTGTCTCGGGCCAAGGCCGAACAGCTGAAGGTGTGGCGGGAGATCGAGGAAGCGTTCGAACGCGAGGGTGTCGTCGAGGGCACCATCACCGGAAAGGTCAAGGGCGGCCTGAAGGTGGATGTGGGGGTGCAAGCATTCCTCCCGGGGTCGCATGCGGATTTGCGCCCGGTGCGGAACCTCGATCGCTTCATCGGCCAGCGCATGCGGTTCGCCGTCCTGAAATTCAATCGGGCCCGTGGCAACGTGGTGGTGTCGCGCCGCGCCGTGCTCGAACGCGAACGGGAATCGCTGAAGGAAGAAACCATGAAGGTGCTCGAAGAGGGCGTGATCCTCGAGGGCATCGTGAAAAACATCACGGAGTACGGCGCCTTCGTCGACCTCGGTGGCCTGGACGGCTTGCTGCACGTCACCGACATGTCTTGGGGCCGTGTCGCCCGCCCGTCGGACGTCATACAGGTCGGTGAGCGCGTCAAGGTGGTGGTGTTGAAGTATGACCCGGAGCGCGGGCGCGTGTCGCTGGGGATGAAGCAGATCCTGCCGGACCCGTGGGCCTCCGTCGGTGAACGGTTTCCGGTCGGCGCGCGCATGCGCGGCAAAGTCGTGAGCTTGGCCGACTACGGCGCCTTCGTGGAGCTCGAGCCGGGCGTCGAAGGCTTGGTGCACATCTCCGAGATGTCGTGGACCAAGCGCGTCACCCACCCCTCCAAGATGGTGGAGCCGGGCCAGGAAGTCGAGGTCATCATACTGGACGTCGATCCCAGCAATCGCCGTATCTCGCTCGGTTTGAAACAGGCGGCACCCAATCCCTGGGAGATGGTGCGCATCAACCATCCTGTGGGCAGTCGGATCAGTGGCGCAGTCAAACACATCACCGACTTCGGGCTGTTCGTCGGCGTGGACGAAGGCATCGATGGGTTGGTGCATATCTCCGATCTGCACTGGACCCGCAAGGTCAAGCATCCTTCCGAGATGTACAAGAAGGGTGACCCGATCGAGGCGGTCGTGCTCGGCATCGACGTGGAAAACGAACGGATCGCGCTCGGGGTGAAGCAGTTGGCCGAAGACCCGTGGGCGGTGATTGCACAGCGCTATCCGGTCGGCAGCCGCGCCAAAGGGACGGTGACGACGGTCACGGATTTCGGCATCTTCGTCGAAATCGAAGAAGGGATCGAGGGCTTGATCCATGTCTCGCAGCTCAGCAGCGAGCGGGTGGACAAACCACAGGCACTCTTTCAAGCCGGACAGGTCGTCGAAGCGGAGGTCACGCACGTCGACCCGAAGGAACGGCGGATTGGATTGAGCATCAAGGCCTTGCACCGTACGGAAGAGCGCGAGGAGATGGAATCGTACCTACAACGCGAGCGCGAGGGCGCGCGCTTTTCGTTTGAAGATATTCTGAATGAGGAGTTGCGGCTGGATCGGGAAGACAGTGAGGGGGGCGGCGCCGCGAAGGAAGAGGCAAAGAAGTAA
- the cmk gene encoding (d)CMP kinase, giving the protein MKRIVVAVDGPAGAGKSTVSRRLAQALGYRYIDTGAMYRVIGVLAAERGIDLSDSARLAALCEATHIEFIEHGDRVRTCVDGRDLSAAIRTADAAQLASKVSAVPEVRHRLVAEQRAMAAEGGVVMEGRDIGTVVFPDAPVKVFLDASAAERARRRTHELRAEATTADIERMEKEIAERDARDRTRAHSPLRPAADAVVVDTTDKTIDEVVAMLGALIATHAKALASHN; this is encoded by the coding sequence ATGAAGCGCATCGTGGTTGCCGTCGACGGACCGGCGGGTGCCGGCAAGAGCACGGTGAGCCGGCGCCTGGCACAAGCGCTCGGATATCGCTACATAGACACGGGTGCGATGTACCGCGTCATCGGTGTCTTGGCCGCCGAGCGCGGTATTGATCTCTCCGACAGCGCCAGGCTGGCGGCACTGTGCGAGGCCACGCACATTGAGTTCATCGAACACGGCGACCGTGTGCGTACCTGCGTCGATGGGCGCGACTTGTCGGCAGCGATCCGCACCGCTGACGCCGCGCAGCTGGCGTCGAAGGTGTCCGCGGTGCCAGAAGTGCGGCACCGCCTGGTGGCAGAGCAACGCGCGATGGCAGCCGAAGGCGGGGTGGTGATGGAGGGACGCGACATCGGCACGGTGGTGTTTCCGGACGCGCCGGTGAAAGTGTTCCTCGATGCTTCCGCGGCCGAACGTGCGCGCCGGCGCACCCACGAATTGCGGGCGGAGGCGACGACGGCGGACATCGAACGGATGGAGAAAGAGATTGCGGAACGTGACGCACGGGATCGAACCCGAGCCCATTCCCCCTTGCGTCCGGCAGCGGACGCGGTGGTAGTGGATACAACGGACAAAACCATTGACGAGGTCGTGGCCATGCTTGGCGCGCTGATTGCGACGCACGCTAAAGCGCTTGCAAGCCACAATTAG
- the aroA gene encoding 3-phosphoshikimate 1-carboxyvinyltransferase, whose translation MVDRRAIEPLRGAPNTEPHSYRVPGSKSITNRALLLAALAAGESTIERALFSDDTHYMSDALRRLGIPVDSDPRETDLYRGEVFHVRGCGGSIPAREARLETGNAGTAARFLAACACLGHGRFIVDGNERMRQRPIGDLLDALRQLGAGMSSSTGCPPVTVDADGLPGGTARVKGERSSQYLSALLMVAPYAQHDVDLEVVGELIAKPYIDLTLGVMSQFGVTVARDGYQRFHVPHGQCYRSQAHYLVEPDASSAHYLLAAAALTGMRVRIEGLTTASLQGDARFVEVLEQMGATVTRHPNVLEVLGPSQLRGIDADLNAISDTAPTVAVLATFAHSASRVRNVAHIRLQESDRLGNVAAELRKLGAKIEEHDDGWTIEPSSLHGGEVEPYDDHRLAMAFSLIGLRVPGIVIRNPDCVRKTFPDFFEQLQGLRVRQ comes from the coding sequence ATGGTTGATCGCCGTGCCATAGAACCACTGCGTGGCGCGCCTAACACCGAGCCCCACAGCTATCGGGTGCCTGGCTCCAAGAGCATCACGAACCGCGCGCTGCTTCTCGCCGCACTCGCGGCGGGCGAGTCGACCATCGAGCGAGCTTTGTTTAGCGACGACACGCATTACATGTCCGATGCTCTGCGCCGGCTCGGCATCCCAGTGGACTCCGACCCTCGGGAGACTGATCTGTACCGGGGCGAGGTATTCCACGTGCGCGGCTGTGGGGGCAGCATCCCCGCTCGGGAGGCGAGGCTCGAAACGGGGAACGCCGGGACGGCAGCGCGCTTTTTGGCTGCCTGCGCCTGCTTGGGTCATGGCCGATTTATCGTCGACGGTAACGAACGGATGCGTCAACGCCCCATTGGAGATTTGCTTGACGCTTTGCGCCAACTCGGTGCCGGTATGTCCAGCTCGACCGGGTGCCCGCCGGTGACCGTCGACGCCGACGGTCTACCCGGCGGCACGGCGCGGGTGAAGGGAGAACGCAGCAGCCAGTACCTTTCCGCGCTTCTGATGGTGGCTCCCTACGCGCAACACGATGTCGACCTGGAGGTGGTCGGCGAACTCATTGCGAAGCCATACATCGACCTGACGCTGGGAGTGATGAGCCAGTTTGGGGTCACGGTCGCGCGGGACGGTTATCAACGTTTCCACGTGCCACATGGGCAGTGTTATCGGTCCCAGGCACATTATCTCGTCGAGCCTGATGCCTCGAGCGCGCATTACCTCCTGGCAGCAGCGGCGTTGACAGGAATGCGGGTGCGTATTGAAGGACTGACGACCGCGTCGCTTCAGGGTGATGCACGCTTTGTGGAGGTGCTGGAGCAGATGGGTGCCACCGTGACACGCCATCCAAACGTGTTGGAGGTGCTGGGACCTTCACAGCTGCGTGGCATCGATGCCGATCTCAATGCTATTTCCGACACCGCACCCACGGTCGCAGTTCTGGCGACATTTGCGCACAGTGCCAGCCGAGTCCGGAACGTAGCGCACATCAGACTGCAAGAAAGCGACCGTCTCGGAAACGTCGCCGCTGAGTTACGTAAACTCGGCGCAAAAATCGAGGAACATGACGACGGTTGGACGATCGAGCCATCGAGTTTGCACGGAGGCGAGGTCGAACCGTACGACGACCATCGCTTGGCGATGGCCTTCTCCCTGATCGGATTGCGAGTGCCGGGTATCGTCATTCGCAATCCAGACTGCGTCCGCAAGACCTTCCCCGATTTTTTCGAGCAACTGCAGGGGCTACGAGTGCGGCAATGA